Proteins from a single region of Parasedimentitalea psychrophila:
- the murA gene encoding UDP-N-acetylglucosamine 1-carboxyvinyltransferase, translating into MDSILVTGGNELSGQIPIAGAKNACLTLMPATLLSDEPLTLTNAPRLSDIKTMTELLQSLGAEVTSLQDGKVLAMSSHNISNHTADYDIVRKMRASILVLGPMLARDGHAVVSLPGGCAIGARPVDLHLKGLEALGAELELKDGYIHAKAPGGLKGGIVDFPLVSVGATENVLMAATLAKGTTVINNAAREPEIVDLADCLRRMGAQIDGDGTSTITIQGVDRLHGATHPVVTDRIELGTYMLAPAICGGEVELLGGRIDLVAAFCEKLDAAGISVEETDRGLKVARRNGRIRAVDVITEPFPGFPTDLQAQMMALLCTAEGTSVLEERIFENRFMHAPELIRMGAQIEVHGGTATVTGVDRLKGAPVMATDLRASVSLILAGLAAEGETVVSRVYHLDRGYEHVVGKLSSVGAKIERIKGQ; encoded by the coding sequence ATGGATTCGATTTTGGTAACCGGTGGCAACGAGCTGAGCGGTCAAATCCCTATAGCAGGCGCAAAAAACGCCTGTTTGACACTGATGCCGGCAACATTGCTGAGCGACGAACCGCTGACGCTGACCAATGCGCCCCGGTTGAGCGATATCAAAACTATGACCGAGCTGCTGCAGTCGCTTGGCGCCGAGGTGACCTCATTGCAAGATGGCAAGGTGCTGGCGATGTCCAGCCACAACATCAGCAATCACACCGCCGACTATGACATCGTGCGCAAAATGCGCGCCTCGATTTTGGTTCTGGGGCCCATGCTGGCGCGGGATGGCCACGCAGTTGTGTCGCTGCCCGGCGGCTGCGCCATCGGTGCGCGGCCCGTTGATCTGCACCTCAAGGGGCTGGAGGCGCTGGGAGCGGAGCTGGAGCTGAAGGACGGCTATATTCACGCCAAGGCACCGGGGGGATTGAAGGGCGGTATCGTGGATTTCCCGCTGGTTTCGGTCGGGGCGACCGAAAACGTGCTGATGGCGGCGACTTTGGCCAAGGGTACAACTGTGATCAACAACGCCGCGCGCGAGCCTGAGATCGTCGATCTGGCTGATTGTCTGCGCCGGATGGGGGCTCAGATTGACGGCGACGGCACCTCGACCATCACCATTCAGGGGGTCGACCGGTTGCATGGTGCGACGCACCCGGTGGTCACCGACCGAATCGAGCTGGGCACCTATATGCTGGCACCAGCGATCTGCGGTGGAGAGGTGGAATTGCTTGGCGGTCGGATCGATCTGGTTGCTGCGTTCTGCGAGAAACTGGATGCCGCTGGGATCTCGGTTGAAGAGACCGACAGGGGCCTGAAGGTCGCGCGTCGAAATGGCCGGATTCGGGCGGTGGATGTGATAACGGAACCCTTCCCCGGTTTTCCGACGGATCTGCAGGCGCAGATGATGGCGCTCTTGTGTACCGCAGAAGGGACTTCGGTTCTGGAAGAGCGGATTTTTGAGAACCGCTTTATGCATGCACCGGAACTGATCCGCATGGGCGCTCAGATTGAGGTGCACGGCGGCACCGCCACGGTGACCGGCGTTGACCGGCTGAAAGGCGCTCCGGTGATGGCCACCGATCTGCGCGCTTCGGTATCGTTGATTCTGGCCGGGCTGGCAGCCGAGG
- a CDS encoding tRNA (cytidine(34)-2'-O)-methyltransferase codes for MKLVLVTPEIPYNTGAIGRTCVALNLELILIKPYGFSLDEKAVRRAGTDYWKHVNLCEYDSWEDFITDRSPPRESLYFFEEHGAQSVYAPEYQPDAYLVFGCESKGLPAAILDGMEDRVFNLPMRNPLVRSLNLANVATAVIYQAMRPQLGG; via the coding sequence ATGAAGCTGGTCTTGGTGACCCCTGAAATTCCGTATAATACCGGCGCGATTGGGCGGACCTGTGTGGCGCTGAATCTGGAGCTGATCCTGATCAAGCCCTACGGGTTTTCGCTTGATGAGAAGGCGGTGCGGCGGGCCGGAACGGATTACTGGAAACATGTTAATCTCTGCGAATATGACAGCTGGGAGGATTTTATAACTGATCGAAGCCCTCCGCGCGAAAGCCTGTATTTCTTTGAGGAACATGGCGCGCAGAGCGTTTACGCCCCGGAGTATCAACCGGATGCCTATTTGGTTTTCGGCTGTGAATCCAAAGGTCTGCCAGCGGCCATATTGGATGGCATGGAGGATCGAGTATTTAATTTGCCGATGCGCAATCCACTGGTCCGATCCCTGAACCTGGCAAACGTAGCCACGGCGGTTATTTATCAGGCCATGCGCCCTCAACTGGGTGGTTGA
- a CDS encoding glycosyltransferase family 25 protein, translating to MEVIQPVTYVINLDRNPARLKATKSVLAAAGLSFTRVPAVDGRRLEADAGNAALGTLGRTLSCGEVGCFESHRLCAKKFFATGLPYGLVVEDDLALRPMGKSQLDHLWASLEHIHGWDVMNLGKNAKRFCTPLLQPGWKELGTTHYRAHYFPMTTPAILWSRAGASTFLDLTQQITMPVDLFLRNWTLTTGRGMAFAPSPFTVRGEESEIDKMQATQGSRCAARNASYLPQRIKRQIQGYLLARKSQKAWA from the coding sequence ATGGAAGTGATCCAGCCGGTCACCTACGTGATCAATCTTGATCGCAACCCCGCGCGCCTAAAAGCGACGAAATCTGTTTTGGCCGCTGCCGGGTTATCTTTCACACGGGTGCCTGCAGTCGATGGGCGCAGGCTTGAGGCTGATGCCGGGAACGCCGCGCTTGGCACTTTGGGGCGGACGTTAAGTTGTGGTGAAGTTGGCTGTTTTGAAAGCCACCGCCTATGCGCAAAAAAATTCTTTGCAACGGGCCTACCTTATGGGCTTGTGGTCGAGGATGATCTTGCGCTGCGTCCGATGGGAAAATCGCAACTGGACCACCTTTGGGCGTCCCTTGAGCACATTCACGGTTGGGACGTGATGAACCTTGGCAAGAATGCCAAACGCTTTTGTACACCGCTATTGCAGCCTGGCTGGAAAGAGTTGGGAACAACACATTACCGGGCCCATTATTTTCCTATGACAACACCCGCAATATTATGGTCACGTGCAGGCGCATCGACCTTTTTGGATCTGACACAGCAAATTACGATGCCTGTTGATCTGTTTCTACGCAATTGGACTTTGACGACAGGCCGTGGGATGGCCTTCGCCCCCAGCCCCTTTACGGTTCGGGGTGAAGAAAGCGAAATTGACAAAATGCAAGCAACGCAAGGGTCTCGTTGTGCGGCCCGAAATGCCTCCTATTTGCCCCAGCGCATAAAGCGTCAAATACAGGGATATCTGCTTGCGCGAAAAAGCCAGAAAGCATGGGCATGA
- a CDS encoding type IA DNA topoisomerase: MSDQIVITEKASQAKDVRAAIGSRYGMVLPAEGHLFALLEPEDVVPEWKRWSPVLLRPQGLYGTRPAKGGNKAAKLKAIREALRTAKRVWLATDCDREGQLIGQEILEHYKYRGEVMRVLFTAQDAQTIRASFDRAKPNSDYARLYAAAVARRQADQIYNLSLTRTATVILGKGARGVIGVGRVKTPTLAIACKRELEIRDFDPVPYFEIVATAMVAGGEFKMRHAPRDRILKRELAEAVVMAARDFEGPLNVRVEDKRQRPPRLHDLPSLQKLCASRFGWAAAKTLQIAQELYDGQGKKIITYPRAEVRYLPETLIADVPQIVAGLQAGQSFSTIPMPAEPVVRRGKSGSFYDKGLEGASHHAVIPNVNTIDGLRDVWPRLSIDEKKLFDVIARAYLAAVMPDFRYRQTTVSLDAVGFPFKATGRQPIDLGWRAAFPEWQPANEKGDDAQLLPQMQNGETARLRNPVIEDKETRPPPRYNEGTLIEAMQQAWRFVDDEVLRDRLKEAKGIGTPATRAEIIGGLKRQGFLIAQGKNIVPTETGLTLFGVLQQADPALVDPGVTARLECLLDDVVVGKQEMVGAIDAVCDVARRIIGKLVEGPPGGMPPLIGSASDGAGGGRPPTAAMKRFADSIARQKRIKPPAGYTKSGSVCRAFLEQHAPKKAEGVDGNAMGGSGAKPASPAQLLFAERISLEQGVAITDQAKASSAAMSVWIDKNQDAKPGRGGRKTGKKISEPMAEKSTKSTKRAQKPKATTACAEATPPLASEQGNSAANTPLQIPYGNKDVAQKCGAKYATGGWYAPPGVDLAVFKSKGWL; the protein is encoded by the coding sequence ATGTCCGATCAAATTGTCATCACCGAGAAAGCCAGCCAGGCGAAAGATGTCCGCGCCGCCATTGGGTCTCGCTACGGCATGGTTCTGCCCGCCGAGGGACATTTGTTCGCCTTGCTCGAACCAGAGGATGTGGTGCCGGAATGGAAGCGGTGGTCCCCGGTCTTGCTGCGGCCCCAGGGCCTATACGGCACACGGCCGGCAAAAGGCGGTAACAAGGCGGCCAAGCTCAAAGCCATCCGTGAGGCGCTGCGCACGGCCAAGCGGGTCTGGCTTGCCACCGATTGCGACCGAGAGGGGCAGCTCATCGGCCAGGAGATCCTGGAGCATTACAAGTACCGAGGCGAGGTCATGCGGGTGTTGTTTACAGCCCAGGACGCTCAGACCATACGCGCGTCATTCGACCGGGCCAAACCCAATTCAGACTACGCCCGGCTCTACGCCGCCGCCGTCGCGCGGCGCCAAGCCGATCAGATTTACAATCTGTCACTGACCCGCACCGCCACCGTCATCCTTGGCAAAGGCGCCCGGGGCGTCATCGGCGTTGGCCGTGTGAAAACCCCAACCCTGGCAATCGCCTGCAAGCGGGAATTGGAAATCCGCGATTTTGATCCGGTGCCCTATTTCGAGATCGTCGCCACAGCCATGGTCGCGGGTGGTGAATTCAAGATGCGACATGCGCCACGGGATCGAATTCTCAAACGTGAGCTTGCCGAGGCCGTGGTCATGGCTGCCCGTGATTTCGAGGGGCCGCTCAACGTGCGCGTCGAAGATAAGCGACAACGGCCGCCGAGGCTGCACGATTTGCCGTCACTGCAGAAACTCTGCGCCTCTCGCTTCGGCTGGGCCGCGGCCAAGACTTTGCAGATCGCTCAGGAACTCTATGATGGTCAGGGCAAGAAAATCATCACCTATCCTCGTGCCGAAGTGCGCTACCTGCCCGAGACTTTGATCGCGGATGTGCCGCAGATTGTCGCCGGACTGCAAGCGGGGCAATCGTTCAGCACGATCCCCATGCCAGCGGAGCCGGTAGTCCGAAGGGGCAAGAGCGGCAGTTTCTATGACAAGGGATTGGAGGGGGCCAGCCACCACGCGGTCATCCCCAACGTCAACACTATCGACGGTTTGCGGGATGTCTGGCCGCGCCTTTCGATTGACGAGAAAAAACTGTTTGACGTGATCGCGCGGGCGTACCTGGCCGCTGTCATGCCAGACTTCCGCTATCGCCAGACAACCGTATCGCTTGATGCGGTCGGCTTTCCATTCAAGGCCACAGGCCGCCAACCCATCGATCTCGGGTGGCGTGCGGCCTTTCCGGAATGGCAACCCGCCAACGAGAAGGGCGACGATGCGCAGTTGCTTCCGCAGATGCAAAACGGCGAGACCGCGCGGTTGCGGAACCCTGTCATCGAGGACAAGGAAACCCGGCCACCGCCGCGTTATAACGAAGGCACTTTGATTGAGGCGATGCAGCAGGCCTGGCGTTTTGTCGATGACGAGGTTCTGCGTGACAGGCTGAAGGAAGCCAAGGGCATCGGTACGCCCGCGACCCGCGCTGAGATCATCGGAGGGTTGAAACGGCAGGGTTTTCTGATTGCCCAGGGCAAGAACATTGTGCCCACCGAAACTGGGCTAACGTTGTTTGGTGTTCTGCAACAGGCCGATCCGGCCTTGGTCGATCCGGGCGTGACGGCGCGACTTGAATGCCTGCTCGACGATGTTGTCGTTGGCAAGCAGGAGATGGTTGGTGCCATCGATGCTGTTTGCGATGTCGCCCGGCGTATCATTGGCAAGCTGGTGGAAGGCCCGCCGGGCGGTATGCCACCCTTGATTGGTTCTGCGTCGGACGGCGCGGGCGGTGGACGGCCACCAACAGCCGCGATGAAGCGTTTCGCTGACAGCATCGCTCGCCAAAAGCGCATAAAGCCTCCAGCGGGCTACACCAAATCGGGATCAGTTTGCCGTGCGTTCCTCGAGCAACACGCCCCCAAGAAAGCCGAGGGCGTCGACGGGAATGCAATGGGAGGCTCTGGAGCAAAACCAGCAAGTCCGGCACAATTGTTATTCGCCGAGAGGATCTCGCTGGAACAAGGTGTTGCGATAACCGACCAGGCCAAGGCCAGCTCTGCCGCTATGTCCGTGTGGATTGACAAGAACCAGGACGCGAAGCCCGGCAGGGGGGGCCGCAAAACGGGCAAGAAAATATCCGAACCAATGGCGGAGAAATCCACTAAGTCAACGAAGCGGGCACAAAAGCCCAAGGCAACGACGGCTTGCGCGGAAGCAACGCCTCCGCTGGCTTCAGAGCAGGGGAATTCGGCAGCAAACACGCCACTGCAAATTCCTTACGGCAACAAGGACGTCGCGCAAAAATGCGGTGCTAAATACGCCACAGGCGGATGGTATGCGCCGCCTGGTGTTGACCTGGCAGTGTTCAAATCCAAGGGATGGCTGTGA